The Etheostoma cragini isolate CJK2018 chromosome 15, CSU_Ecrag_1.0, whole genome shotgun sequence genome window below encodes:
- the si:ch211-120g10.1 gene encoding butyrophilin subfamily 3 member A3 codes for MMQCFHFMVEPAKNLTAKIKESHKRAKNEKREPLDEDQLFIVDLARDLRRVCQRSAVLEHIWNLDDIWPASLCRVFILQWALMLESKKRPLQTDGWPEMDEVKQPDMINEQDMLQAKTVILNWIKDVRAQPEQSVWPGEPVAKALEDLQSAWRWGRAPNLLTAMELVFWTLIVQRPDKDTIPQQWLMWKQRTQKIGAISYIPQPVWDWISDASVEVTLDLDTANPDLLITDEKKMRCGFERKDVPNYHQRFDGWWCAVGVEGFSSGRHYWEVDVGERDWRLGVAKESALRKGFKSLNTDTGYLSLRLERGTELKALTVPFTALPAGLIPGKVGIYLDYDHGQLSFFDVDKHFHIYTYNESFDEKLFPLFGTVEIAKDLVIKSPAAKTQCLCPTPCLWG; via the exons ATGATGCAGTGTTTTCACTTCATGGTGGAGCCGGCCAAAAATCTTACCGCCAAAATAAAG GAATCACACAAGAGAGCGAAGAATGAGAAGAGGGAGCCTTTGGATGAGGATCAGCTGTTTATTGTGGATCTGGCTCGAGATTTACGCCGAGTGTGCCAG AGGTCAGCAGTCCTGGAGCACATCTGGAACCTTGATGACATCTGGCCAGCCTCTCTCTGCAGGGTCTTCATTCTACAATGGGCCTTAATGTTAGAGAGCAAG AAGAGGCCCTTGCAGACAGATGGCTGGCCAGAGATGGACGAGGTCAAACAGCCGGATATGATTAATGAGCAGGACATGCTACAGGCCAAAACTGTGATTCTCAACTGGATCAAGGACGTGAGAGCTCAGCCTGAG CAAAGTGTGTGGCCTGGGGAACCTGTTGCAAAGGCTCTGGAGGACCTGCAGTCAGCCTGGCGCTGGGGCCGCGCGCCCAATCTGCTGACCGCTATGGAGCTGGTTTTTTGGACTTTAATTGTGCAGCGCCCAGATAAG GATACCATACCGCAGCAGTGGCTCATGTGGAAGCAAAGGACTCAAAAGATTG GTGCCATATCCTACATTCCTCAACCAG TGTGGGATTGGATCTCAGATGCTTCAG TGGAGGTGACTCTGGATCTGGACACAGCCAACCCTGATCTGCTCATCACTGATGAGAAGAAGATGCGCTGTGGCTTCGAGCGGAAGGATGTTCCCAACTACCACCAACGCTTTGACGGCTGGTGGTGTGCTGTCGGGGTGGAGGGCTTCAGCTCGGGCCGCCACTACTGGGAGGTGGACGTGGGAGAGCGGGACTGGAGGCTGGGCGTGGCCAAAGAGTCGGCCCTGAGGAAAGGCTTCAAGTCCCTGAACACAGACACGGGTTACCTGAGCCTGCGACTGGAGAGGGGCACCGAGCTGAAGGCACTGACGGTGCCATTCACCGCCCTGCCCGCCGGCCTCATCCCCGGCAAGGTGGGCATCTACCTCGACTACGACCACGGCCAGCTGTCTTTCTTTGACGTGgacaaacattttcacatttacaccTACAACGAGAGCTTCGATGAGAAGCTTTTCCCCTTGTTTGGGACAGTGGAGATCGCCAAGGATCTGGTGATCAAGTCTCCAGCGGCTAAGACCCAATGTCTCTGCCCCACGCCTTGCCTCTGGGGTTGa